The proteins below come from a single Piscinibacter gummiphilus genomic window:
- the hpf gene encoding ribosome hibernation-promoting factor, HPF/YfiA family yields the protein MNLTISGHHLDVSPALREYVLTKLDRITRHFDQVVDINVLLSVEKLKEKERRQKAEVTLHVKGKDIFVEHSHEDLYAAIDQLMDKLDRQVMRHKDKLQDHHHLAPKRMDATL from the coding sequence ATGAATTTGACGATCAGCGGCCATCACCTCGATGTGAGCCCAGCCCTGCGTGAGTACGTGCTTACGAAATTGGACCGGATCACGCGTCACTTCGATCAAGTCGTGGACATCAACGTGCTGCTGTCGGTAGAGAAGCTGAAGGAGAAGGAACGAAGGCAGAAGGCCGAGGTCACGCTGCACGTGAAGGGCAAGGACATCTTCGTCGAGCACTCGCACGAAGACCTCTACGCCGCGATCGACCAGCTGATGGACAAGCTCGACCGCCAGGTCATGCGGCACAAGGACAAGCTGCAGGACCACCACCACCTCGCGCCCAAGCGCATGGATGCCACGCTCTGA
- the corA gene encoding magnesium/cobalt transporter CorA: MLNVFTLANGRLFQEEIENPGALANVRPVWVDLEAPTPEEKTWIAERFGVTIPEDVVDDDLEESARFYEEDNGELHIRSDFLIDDDDTRRNVRVAFILHNKVLFSIHGEDLPVFRLLRLRARRIPALIEDAKDVLLKLYDADAEYSADALEGIYDNLEKVSARVLKEEVNDQAAGQALAAIAKEEDLNGRIRRNVMDTRRALSFMMRSRMLNAEQFEEARQILRDIDSLDSHTAFLFDKINFLMDATVGFININQNKIIKIFSVASVALLPPTLIASIYGMNFQAMPELTWRFGYPFAIGLMIVSIVSPFWYFNRKGWLK, translated from the coding sequence ATGCTCAACGTCTTTACGCTGGCCAATGGCCGGCTGTTCCAGGAAGAAATCGAAAACCCCGGCGCACTCGCCAACGTGCGCCCGGTGTGGGTCGACCTGGAAGCCCCCACCCCCGAAGAGAAGACCTGGATCGCCGAACGTTTCGGCGTGACCATCCCCGAAGACGTGGTCGACGACGACCTGGAGGAATCGGCCCGCTTCTATGAGGAAGACAACGGCGAGCTGCACATCCGCTCGGACTTCCTGATCGACGATGACGATACCCGCCGCAACGTGCGGGTCGCCTTCATCCTGCACAACAAGGTGCTGTTCTCGATCCACGGCGAAGACCTGCCCGTCTTCCGCCTGCTGCGCCTGCGCGCGCGCCGCATCCCCGCGCTGATCGAAGACGCGAAGGACGTGCTGCTCAAGCTCTACGACGCCGACGCCGAGTACAGCGCCGATGCACTCGAAGGCATCTACGACAACCTCGAAAAAGTCAGCGCGCGTGTGCTGAAGGAAGAGGTCAACGACCAGGCCGCCGGCCAGGCGCTCGCCGCCATCGCCAAAGAGGAAGACTTGAACGGCCGCATCCGCCGCAACGTGATGGACACGCGCCGTGCCTTGAGCTTCATGATGCGCAGCCGCATGCTCAATGCGGAGCAGTTCGAGGAGGCCCGCCAGATCCTGCGCGACATCGACTCGCTCGACTCGCACACCGCCTTCCTCTTCGACAAGATCAACTTCCTGATGGACGCCACCGTCGGCTTCATCAACATCAACCAGAACAAGATCATCAAGATCTTCTCGGTGGCGAGCGTGGCCTTGCTGCCGCCGACGCTGATCGCGAGCATCTACGGCATGAACTTCCAGGCCATGCCCGAGCTGACCTGGCGTTTCGGCTATCCGTTCGCCATCGGCCTGATGATCGTCAGCATCGTGTCGCCCTTCTGGTACTTCAACCGCAAGGGCTGGCTCAAGTAA
- a CDS encoding fumarylacetoacetate hydrolase: MTVLRFVVALVLVAAAAASQAECLSDAQAAALVDAFVAKTPAANPEGLNEADGACSRAKVNAALAKRYGTVVGYKAGLTNPAVQKRFNYDRPVWGVLYQGMLLPNGSTVEAGFGARPLYEADLLVRVKSAAVNDAKTPEDVLAAIDQLIPFIELPDLMVQAPPKLNGPAISAINVGARLGVTGTPVAIPLYRAERFAMLDALRDMTVVLSDASGAELARGKGSDILGHPLNAVVWLAEALAKEGKAMKPGDLISLGSFSPLLPPKAGAGATVTYIGLPDAKPVSVSFK, from the coding sequence ATGACCGTTCTGCGTTTCGTCGTTGCCCTGGTTCTTGTTGCCGCCGCCGCGGCGTCGCAGGCCGAGTGCCTGAGCGATGCCCAGGCTGCGGCCCTCGTCGACGCCTTCGTCGCCAAGACACCTGCCGCCAACCCGGAGGGTCTCAACGAGGCCGACGGCGCTTGCAGCCGCGCCAAGGTCAACGCGGCGCTCGCCAAGCGCTACGGCACGGTGGTCGGCTACAAGGCCGGCCTCACCAACCCGGCGGTGCAGAAGCGCTTCAACTACGACCGCCCGGTGTGGGGCGTGCTCTACCAGGGCATGCTGCTGCCCAATGGCAGCACTGTCGAAGCAGGCTTCGGGGCGCGGCCGCTGTACGAGGCCGACCTGCTGGTGCGTGTGAAGAGCGCCGCGGTCAACGATGCCAAGACCCCGGAAGACGTGCTGGCGGCCATCGACCAGCTCATACCCTTCATCGAGCTGCCCGACCTCATGGTGCAGGCGCCGCCCAAGCTCAACGGCCCGGCGATCAGCGCGATCAACGTCGGCGCACGGCTCGGCGTGACGGGCACGCCGGTCGCGATTCCGCTGTATCGGGCCGAGCGTTTTGCGATGCTCGATGCGCTGCGCGACATGACGGTGGTGCTGAGCGACGCGAGCGGTGCCGAGCTGGCACGCGGCAAGGGCAGCGACATCCTCGGCCACCCGCTCAACGCCGTCGTGTGGCTGGCCGAGGCGCTGGCCAAAGAGGGCAAGGCCATGAAGCCGGGTGACCTGATCAGCCTCGGCTCCTTCTCGCCGCTGCTGCCGCCCAAGGCCGGCGCGGGCGCCACCGTCACCTACATCGGACTGCCCGATGCCAAGCCGGTGTCGGTGAGCTTCAAGTAG
- a CDS encoding metalloregulator ArsR/SmtB family transcription factor produces the protein MDKVFEALASTPRRKILAYLAETELSAGEIASRFDMTKPSLSKHLKILESAGLVTGEKRGQFVFYRLQGDNLASTLASFMQVVCPVSRGLKKESKALAASKKKPAR, from the coding sequence ATGGACAAAGTGTTCGAAGCCCTGGCGTCCACGCCGCGCCGCAAGATCCTCGCGTACCTCGCCGAGACGGAGTTGTCCGCCGGCGAGATCGCTTCGCGCTTCGACATGACGAAGCCCTCGCTGTCCAAGCACCTGAAGATCCTGGAGTCGGCCGGGCTCGTGACCGGCGAGAAGCGCGGGCAGTTCGTGTTTTACCGACTGCAGGGCGACAACCTCGCCAGCACGCTGGCGTCGTTCATGCAGGTGGTGTGCCCGGTGTCGCGGGGGCTCAAGAAGGAAAGCAAGGCGCTCGCGGCTTCGAAGAAGAAGCCGGCGCGCTGA
- a CDS encoding DUF393 domain-containing protein, whose translation MEATHSTRQTPVPPATAEPAPDAAATVYYNSACPVCDAGIRSQRERMQGCNVHWVDVHQNPQSAQALGLDLEQVRERLHVRAADGHMHIGADALAALWSQSPGQRWLGALARRLRWLGRPLYNAFARGLYRWNRRRGHW comes from the coding sequence ATGGAAGCGACCCACTCCACTCGCCAGACGCCCGTTCCCCCTGCCACCGCAGAGCCGGCACCCGATGCCGCGGCCACCGTCTACTACAACAGCGCCTGCCCGGTGTGTGACGCCGGCATCCGATCGCAGCGCGAGCGCATGCAAGGCTGCAACGTGCACTGGGTCGACGTGCACCAGAACCCGCAATCCGCCCAGGCGCTGGGCCTCGATCTGGAGCAAGTGCGCGAGCGCCTGCATGTCCGCGCCGCGGACGGGCACATGCACATCGGCGCCGATGCGCTGGCCGCACTCTGGTCGCAGTCGCCCGGCCAACGCTGGCTGGGTGCGCTGGCGCGCCGCCTGCGCTGGCTCGGCCGGCCGCTCTACAACGCCTTCGCCCGCGGCCTCTATCGCTGGAATCGCCGGCGCGGCCATTGGTGA
- the ubiG gene encoding bifunctional 2-polyprenyl-6-hydroxyphenol methylase/3-demethylubiquinol 3-O-methyltransferase UbiG encodes MSTLNADPAELARFNALAERWWDEDSEFRPLHRINPHRLDWIDALAGLRGKQVLDVGCGGGILAESMARRGARVDGIDMAAMPLRIARAHAERVGEANVAYADSSAEDWAQHHAGRYDVVTCMEMLEHVPDPAAVVAACARLARPGGWVFFSTINRNPLSYLVAIVGAERVLRLLPRGTHTYSRLIRPAELRGMATRAGLSLHEQRGLGYNPLTQRFRLHRFMGIGYLLAMRAGASA; translated from the coding sequence ATGAGCACACTCAACGCCGACCCCGCGGAACTCGCCCGTTTCAACGCCCTGGCCGAGCGCTGGTGGGACGAAGACTCCGAATTCCGCCCCCTGCACCGCATCAACCCGCATCGCCTCGACTGGATCGATGCCCTGGCTGGCCTTCGCGGCAAGCAGGTGCTCGACGTCGGCTGCGGCGGCGGCATCCTCGCGGAAAGCATGGCCCGGCGTGGCGCCCGGGTGGATGGCATCGACATGGCCGCGATGCCCTTGCGCATCGCGCGCGCCCATGCCGAGCGGGTGGGCGAAGCGAACGTCGCCTACGCCGACAGCAGCGCCGAAGACTGGGCGCAGCATCACGCCGGCCGCTACGACGTGGTCACCTGCATGGAGATGCTGGAGCACGTGCCCGACCCCGCCGCCGTGGTGGCAGCCTGCGCACGCCTGGCCAGGCCGGGCGGCTGGGTGTTCTTCTCCACCATCAACCGCAACCCGTTGAGCTACCTCGTGGCGATCGTCGGTGCGGAGCGGGTGCTGCGCCTCTTGCCGCGAGGCACCCACACCTACTCGCGCCTCATCAGGCCGGCCGAACTGCGGGGCATGGCCACACGTGCCGGCTTGTCGCTGCACGAGCAGCGCGGCCTCGGCTACAACCCGCTGACGCAGCGCTTCCGCCTGCACCGCTTCATGGGCATCGGCTACCTGCTGGCGATGCGGGCCGGCGCTTCAGCCTGA